CCTCGATGATATTGCCATCGGCATCCTTAACCACATCGGTAGCCTTAATGAAGTAGGCGTAGCGCAGGCGAACCTCCTGGCCAATGGCCAAGCGGAAGTACTTCTTAGGAGCAACCTCCATAAAGTCGTCGCGCTCGATGAAGATTTCCTTACCAAAAGGAACCATGCGGGTGCCAGCCTCGGCATCTTCGGGGTTGTTTATACCCTCCAGCTCCTCGGTTTGCCCATCGGGATAGTTGGTGATAACCACCTTCAACGGATTAAGCACCGCCATGCGACGTTCGGCGCGCTTGTTCAAATCCTCGCGAACGAAGAACTCGAGCAGCGAGAAGTCGATAACGTTATCGCGCTTGGCCACCCCAATACGCTCGGCAAAGTTGCGGATAGCCTCAGCAGTGTAACCACGACGGCGGATGCCGCAGATGGTAGGCATACGAGGATCGTCCCATCCTGAAACGTAGTTATTCTTAACCAGTTCCAGCAGCTTACGCTTGCTCATTACCGTGTAGGTAAGGTTTAAGCGGGCAAACTCGTACTGCTTCGATGGAAATATCTCGAGCGTGTCCACAAACCAATCGTAAAGCGGACGGTGTACGTCAAACTCGAGCGTACATATCGAGTGGGTAATATTTTCGATGGAGTCGCACTGTCCATGTGCCCAGTCGTACATTGGGTAGATGCACCACTTGTCTCCAGTGCGGTGGTGTTTCGTATGGATGATGCGGTATAGGATTGGGTCGCGGAAGAACATGTTGGTATGCGCCATATCAATCTTAGCACGAAGCACCTTAGCGCCATTCTCAAACTCGCCATTCTTCATGCGCTCGAATAGGTCGAGGTTTTCCTCAACGCTACGGTTACGGTATGGGCTTTCCTTTCCGGGTACGGTTACCGTTCCACGACCAAGACGAATCTCCTCTTGGGTTTGATCGTCAACGTAAGCTTTGCCCTTCTTGATAAGCTCAATAGCCCAAAGGTAAAGCTGCTCGAAGTAGTCGGATGCGTAGAACTCGTTGGCCCAATCGAAGCCAAGCCACTTTACATCTTCCTTTATTGAATCAACGTACTCCACATCCTCCTTAACGGGGTTGGTATCGTCGAAACGAAGGTTGGTTTGTCCGCCGTACTTCTTTGCCAAACCAAAGTTTAGGCAGATAGACTTGGCATGACCAATATGCAGGTATCCGTTAGGCTCGGGAGGGAAACGGGTTAGCACCCTTCCGCCATGCTTGCCGCTCTTGATATCCTCTTCGATAATCTCCTCAATAAAGTTTAGCGCCTTTTCCTCAGCGCTGGTGATCTCCGTCTTATTGTCGCTCATACGTGTAGTTTTTCTCTTAATAACGATATCGCTCGAAACGAAGCGAACCACAAATATAAGCAAAGTGGCGCTTCGCAGCCGAACTTGGGCATACAAATCGCGCATTTCGGCAAAATACAGGAGCAAGATAGCACCCAAATCAGCCCTACCATCCGACAAAAGCCAGCCGAATCCATTACCTTTGCCCAAAACAGAACGGATATGCACGGTATTATTGAAATAGAGAACATGGAGTTCTACGCCTACCACGGCTGCTTTGAGGAGGAGGCCATCGTTGGCAACAAGTTTTTGGTAAACCTCACCATCGAGATGAACCCCGATGTACCCGCCCAAACCGATAGCATCACCGATGCGGTAAACTACCAGCTGGCCTACAGCATCGTGAAGCGCGAGATGGCGATACGCTCGCACCTACTGGAGCATGTTGGCGGACGTATTGTTGATGCCATCTACAAGGAGCTTGCCGGCATCCAGAAGGTAGCCGTTAAGGTTTCGAAGATGAACCCACCAATGGGTGGCCCTATTCAAAAGGTAAGCGTGACGGTGGTTAGATAGATACAACTGATGAGCACAGAGAATAAGCAACCCAAACAATCCATTTGCCCCAAATGCGGCGCCGAGTTTACCTGTAGCACAGCAACGGGCAGCTGCTGGTGCATGGAGCTTAAGCTATCCTCAGAAACCCATAACCAGCTGAGGGCAATGTATGCCACATGCCTTTGCCCTGCCTGCTTGGCTCAATTTGCCGAAAAAGATAAATGAAGCCCTTGCGGCTTTTAAAATTTTACTATCTTTGCCGACGCAAAAGGGTTTCGTGGCCGAGTGGCTAGGCAACGGTCTGCAAAACCGTGTACAGCGGTTCGAATCCGCTCGAAACCTCAAAAAGGCTGAATGTTTCATTCGGCCTTTTTTATTACCATTACCCAAACTGCATTTATATCTTGAATTTAGGATACAGAAAAGGGGAACCTCTTGGCTCCCCTCTTGATATAAAAGGTTCTTTAGTTTCTTTCTACTTTAGTCCTAAATCCCAGAAATCAGGAAGTACTATATCGCTTGCCTGCCTACCTGTTCCTATCAGAACTCGCTTATCAAATTCAAATGCAATAGCATCGCGACGATTAGGGACAGCACCAATTTCCACTTTTACCCATTTCTTTGCTACCGCATCGAGTGTCCAGAGGTCGCTAAAGTACTCCTCGTTATTACAGCCAAAACCTACATACGCCTTCCCTTTCAACGTAAAAGCAACTGCTGCGTAGCGATAGGTTGGAAAATCCTGAATTTGTCTCCACTCGTCTTTGATGGGATCATACTCATAAAAATCCTTTGTCTGACGATAGGGATACCCTCCTTGGCTAATTCCTAATCCCACATACCCCTTTCCGTTGCACGAAAAGGCAACAGCGCCGCATCTAATACCAGGCATGCTTTCAACCTGCATCCATTTATCTAGTTTGGGATCGTATTTCCAAAAATCACTTAAATAATCATCCGAAGAATTGTGAGTACCGGTTCCTACATAAGCACAACCACCTACCACAAAACTTTTTGCACTATAGCGAGCCATTCCTGGGAAATCAGCCTTTCTTTCCCA
This window of the uncultured Acetobacteroides sp. genome carries:
- a CDS encoding glutamine--tRNA ligase/YqeY domain fusion protein, producing the protein MSDNKTEITSAEEKALNFIEEIIEEDIKSGKHGGRVLTRFPPEPNGYLHIGHAKSICLNFGLAKKYGGQTNLRFDDTNPVKEDVEYVDSIKEDVKWLGFDWANEFYASDYFEQLYLWAIELIKKGKAYVDDQTQEEIRLGRGTVTVPGKESPYRNRSVEENLDLFERMKNGEFENGAKVLRAKIDMAHTNMFFRDPILYRIIHTKHHRTGDKWCIYPMYDWAHGQCDSIENITHSICTLEFDVHRPLYDWFVDTLEIFPSKQYEFARLNLTYTVMSKRKLLELVKNNYVSGWDDPRMPTICGIRRRGYTAEAIRNFAERIGVAKRDNVIDFSLLEFFVREDLNKRAERRMAVLNPLKVVITNYPDGQTEELEGINNPEDAEAGTRMVPFGKEIFIERDDFMEVAPKKYFRLAIGQEVRLRYAYFIKATDVVKDADGNIIEVHATYDPASRGGNSPDGRKVQGTIHWVSAEHAKKVEVRLYDRLFTRQDMDNLTEEEDYKDFLNPESLKVVEALVEPDLATKKAGDKFQFERIGYFCVDPDSTADRIVFNRTVTLKDSWAKIAGK
- a CDS encoding kelch repeat-containing protein, which encodes MKLLVAVLISGIVLTSCSKGDEIFHPVFEKLKDTPLSERQGAVAATIDGYGFVGLGVNTNGDYLNDFWKYNENKKTWTRIADYPGEGYNASTAFTVGKKLYVGLGFSVNHENCSDLWMYDPSTNKWERKADFPGMARYSAKSFVVGGCAYVGTGTHNSSDDYLSDFWKYDPKLDKWMQVESMPGIRCGAVAFSCNGKGYVGLGISQGGYPYRQTKDFYEYDPIKDEWRQIQDFPTYRYAAVAFTLKGKAYVGFGCNNEEYFSDLWTLDAVAKKWVKVEIGAVPNRRDAIAFEFDKRVLIGTGRQASDIVLPDFWDLGLK
- the folB gene encoding dihydroneopterin aldolase, whose translation is MHGIIEIENMEFYAYHGCFEEEAIVGNKFLVNLTIEMNPDVPAQTDSITDAVNYQLAYSIVKREMAIRSHLLEHVGGRIVDAIYKELAGIQKVAVKVSKMNPPMGGPIQKVSVTVVR